A single window of Archangium gephyra DNA harbors:
- a CDS encoding phosphomannomutase/phosphoglucomutase, with product MNAHIFREYDIRGLVDKDLTVEVVELLGKGLGTVVRRKGGRSIVVGRDCRESSTRFRDALCRGLTSTGLNVLDVGVVPTPLTYFAANTLPVDGLAMITGSHNPPEYNGFKIGAGKTTFHGHEIQALRKLIEARDFEKAPTPGVVSPFDIHTPYYHFVRQTVKVGRKGMKIVIDAGNGTGGAVAVPLFESMGFEVVPLFCDMDATFPNHHPDPTVVENMQDLIAAVKREKAEVGIAYDGDSDRIGVVDDQGNILWGDQIMILFSRYVLKESPGAAIVGEVKCSYTLYDDIAKHGGKPVMWKAGHSLIKAKMKEEQAELAGEMSGHIFFKNRYFGFDDAIYSSARLLEILTHEKAKLSGLLGDVPKTFATPELRVDTVEEKKFEIVKRATETLRKAGHSLVDVDGVRVTFPDGWGLIRASNTQPILVLRFEAKTEARLEEIRQLIEGTVAKVQREVA from the coding sequence ATGAACGCGCATATCTTCCGCGAGTACGACATCCGTGGCCTGGTGGACAAGGACCTCACCGTCGAGGTGGTGGAACTGCTGGGCAAGGGACTCGGCACCGTGGTGCGGCGCAAGGGTGGACGCTCCATCGTGGTCGGCCGCGACTGCCGCGAGTCCTCCACGCGCTTCCGCGACGCCCTCTGCCGTGGCCTCACCTCCACCGGGTTGAACGTGCTCGACGTCGGCGTGGTGCCCACCCCGCTGACCTACTTCGCCGCCAACACCCTGCCGGTGGACGGCCTGGCGATGATCACCGGCAGCCACAACCCGCCCGAGTACAACGGCTTCAAGATTGGCGCCGGCAAGACGACCTTCCACGGCCATGAGATCCAGGCCCTGCGCAAGCTCATCGAGGCGCGCGACTTCGAGAAGGCCCCCACGCCGGGCGTCGTCAGCCCCTTCGACATCCACACGCCCTACTACCACTTCGTCCGTCAGACGGTGAAGGTGGGCCGCAAGGGGATGAAGATCGTCATCGACGCGGGCAATGGCACCGGCGGCGCCGTGGCCGTGCCGCTCTTCGAGAGCATGGGCTTCGAGGTGGTGCCGCTCTTCTGCGACATGGACGCCACCTTCCCCAACCACCACCCGGACCCCACGGTGGTGGAGAACATGCAGGACCTCATCGCGGCGGTGAAGCGCGAGAAGGCCGAGGTGGGCATCGCCTATGACGGCGACAGCGACCGCATCGGCGTGGTGGACGACCAGGGCAACATCCTCTGGGGCGATCAGATCATGATCCTCTTCAGCCGCTACGTGCTGAAGGAGAGCCCGGGCGCCGCCATCGTCGGCGAGGTGAAGTGCTCCTACACCCTGTACGACGACATCGCGAAGCACGGCGGCAAGCCGGTGATGTGGAAGGCGGGCCACTCCCTCATCAAGGCGAAGATGAAGGAGGAGCAGGCGGAGCTGGCCGGCGAGATGAGCGGCCACATCTTCTTCAAGAACCGCTACTTCGGCTTCGACGACGCCATCTACTCCTCGGCGCGCCTGCTGGAGATCCTGACCCACGAGAAGGCGAAGCTGTCCGGGCTGCTCGGGGACGTGCCCAAGACGTTCGCCACGCCCGAGCTGCGCGTGGACACGGTGGAGGAGAAGAAGTTCGAGATCGTCAAGCGCGCCACCGAGACGCTGCGCAAGGCGGGCCACTCGCTGGTGGACGTGGACGGGGTGCGGGTGACCTTCCCGGACGGGTGGGGCCTCATCCGCGCCTCCAACACCCAGCCCATCCTGGTGCTGCGCTTCGAGGCGAAGACGGAAGCGCGGCTGGAGGAGATCCGCCAGCTCATCGAGGGCACGGTGGCGAAGGTGCAGCGCGAGGTCGCCTGA
- a CDS encoding beta-propeller fold lactonase family protein, which yields MAVCLFAGAPAYAESSFTLFESGQVRPLELSPDGKLLFAVNTPDNRLEIFRVHGGGLTHRASVPVGLEPVAVAARSNTEVWVVNHLSDSVSVVELSGNGNGGRVTRTLLVGDEPRDIVFAGPGRSRAFITTAHRGQNLPFDPQLTTPGIGRADVWVFNAGSASHLPSTILTLFSDTPRALAVTPDGSRVYAAGFHSGNRTTTLSHILVPDGGQAKGGLPAPNTSVDGRSQPEVGLIVKYNGAHWVDELERIWDNAVRFSLPDKDVFVIDAMANPPAQLPGPSGFFAGVGTILYNMAVNPVSGKVYVSNTEAFNQKRFEGSGEFSGHSVKGRFHENRITVLSSAGVTPRHLNKHIDYDACCAPVPNAESQKSLALPTGMVVSGDGATLYVAALGSNKVGIFNTAELENDTFVPSAAHHIPLTGGGPTGLVLDERWKRLYVMTRFDNSISVIDTRGRAELGHVAMYNPEPPSIVKGRRFLYDASFSSSHGDSSCATCHVFGDFDSLAWDLGNPDNGVETNPGPFIGSPIINPDFHPLKGPMVTQSLRGMANHGPMHWRGDRTGGNEAPSAQPDSGSFDEEAAFKKFNGAFADLLGREGPIPEADMQAFTDFALRMMYPPNPVRALDNSLTPEQQEARDFFFDVPSNIVFHISCETCHLIKPTANPDALIPGFFGSDGRSAFPFAAQVLKVPHLRNMYQKVGMFGMPQTPIFNPGNNQFMGDQVRGFGFIHDGSVDTMFRFNSVMAFTQGPDNVTGLPANAEGDAMRRKLESFMLAFDSNLAPIVGQQVTLTRANAAAVGPVLELLMARADVGECELIAKSQQGQHEQGFLYTGGRRFVSDRKAFPVLPEAVLRQMAASGRVALTYTCTPPGSGTRMGLDRDEDGFLDGDERDAGSNPADPKSTP from the coding sequence ATGGCCGTCTGTCTCTTCGCGGGGGCTCCCGCGTACGCGGAGTCCTCGTTCACCCTCTTCGAGAGTGGACAGGTCCGCCCCCTGGAGTTGTCACCGGACGGCAAGCTGCTCTTCGCCGTCAACACCCCGGACAACCGTCTGGAGATCTTCCGGGTCCATGGTGGTGGTCTGACGCACCGCGCCTCGGTGCCCGTCGGGCTCGAGCCCGTCGCCGTGGCGGCGCGCAGCAACACCGAGGTCTGGGTGGTGAACCACCTCTCGGACAGCGTGAGCGTCGTCGAGCTGAGCGGCAATGGAAACGGCGGGCGTGTCACCCGCACCCTGCTCGTGGGCGATGAGCCGCGCGACATCGTCTTCGCGGGGCCGGGCCGGAGCCGCGCCTTCATCACCACGGCGCACCGCGGCCAGAACCTCCCGTTCGATCCCCAGCTCACCACGCCCGGCATCGGCCGTGCCGATGTCTGGGTATTCAACGCGGGCTCGGCCAGTCACCTGCCGAGCACCATCCTGACGCTCTTCAGCGATACGCCCCGCGCGCTGGCGGTGACGCCGGACGGCTCGCGCGTCTACGCCGCCGGTTTCCACTCTGGCAACCGGACGACAACGCTCTCCCACATCCTCGTGCCGGATGGAGGCCAGGCCAAGGGCGGTCTGCCCGCGCCCAACACCAGCGTCGACGGGCGGTCGCAGCCCGAGGTGGGGCTCATCGTCAAATACAACGGTGCCCACTGGGTGGATGAGCTGGAGCGCATCTGGGACAACGCCGTGCGCTTCTCGCTGCCGGACAAGGATGTCTTCGTCATCGACGCGATGGCCAACCCTCCGGCGCAGCTTCCGGGCCCGTCCGGGTTCTTCGCCGGAGTGGGCACCATCCTCTACAACATGGCCGTCAACCCGGTGAGTGGGAAGGTCTACGTCTCCAACACCGAGGCCTTCAACCAGAAGCGCTTCGAGGGCTCCGGCGAGTTCTCGGGCCACTCGGTGAAGGGGCGCTTCCACGAGAACCGCATCACCGTGCTGAGCAGCGCCGGCGTCACACCGCGCCACCTCAACAAGCACATCGACTACGACGCCTGCTGCGCGCCCGTCCCGAACGCCGAGAGCCAGAAGAGCCTGGCCCTGCCCACGGGAATGGTGGTCTCCGGCGACGGCGCGACGCTCTACGTCGCCGCGCTGGGCTCCAACAAGGTGGGCATCTTCAACACGGCGGAGCTCGAGAACGACACCTTCGTCCCCAGCGCCGCCCACCACATCCCGCTCACCGGTGGTGGGCCCACGGGGCTGGTGCTCGATGAGCGCTGGAAGCGGCTGTATGTGATGACGCGGTTCGACAACTCCATCTCCGTCATCGACACCCGCGGCCGCGCGGAGCTCGGCCACGTGGCCATGTACAACCCCGAGCCGCCGAGCATCGTGAAGGGGCGGCGCTTCCTGTACGACGCGTCCTTCAGCTCGAGCCACGGCGACTCGTCGTGCGCGACGTGCCACGTCTTCGGTGACTTCGACAGCCTGGCGTGGGACCTGGGCAACCCGGACAACGGGGTGGAGACCAACCCCGGCCCCTTCATCGGCAGCCCGATCATCAACCCGGACTTCCATCCCCTGAAGGGGCCCATGGTCACCCAGAGCCTGCGCGGCATGGCCAACCATGGACCCATGCACTGGCGCGGCGACCGCACCGGGGGCAACGAGGCGCCCAGCGCCCAGCCGGACAGTGGCTCCTTCGACGAAGAGGCCGCGTTCAAGAAGTTCAACGGCGCGTTCGCGGACCTGCTCGGGCGCGAGGGGCCCATCCCCGAGGCCGACATGCAGGCCTTCACGGACTTCGCGCTGCGGATGATGTACCCGCCGAACCCCGTCCGCGCGCTCGACAACTCCCTGACGCCCGAGCAGCAGGAGGCACGCGACTTCTTCTTCGACGTGCCCTCCAACATCGTCTTCCACATCTCGTGCGAGACGTGCCACCTCATCAAGCCCACCGCGAACCCGGACGCGCTGATTCCCGGCTTCTTCGGTTCGGACGGCCGGAGCGCGTTCCCCTTCGCGGCCCAGGTGCTCAAGGTGCCGCACCTGCGCAACATGTACCAGAAGGTCGGCATGTTCGGCATGCCGCAGACGCCCATCTTCAACCCCGGCAACAACCAGTTCATGGGTGACCAGGTGCGAGGCTTTGGCTTCATCCATGACGGCAGCGTGGACACCATGTTCCGCTTCAACAGCGTCATGGCCTTCACGCAGGGGCCGGACAACGTCACGGGTCTCCCGGCCAACGCCGAGGGCGATGCGATGCGCCGCAAGCTCGAGAGCTTCATGCTCGCCTTCGACAGCAACCTCGCGCCCATCGTCGGCCAGCAGGTGACGCTCACCCGCGCCAACGCCGCGGCGGTGGGCCCCGTGTTGGAGCTCCTCATGGCCCGCGCGGACGTGGGGGAGTGCGAGCTGATCGCCAAGAGCCAGCAGGGCCAGCACGAGCAGGGCTTCCTCTATACGGGGGGGCGCCGGTTCGTGTCCGACCGGAAGGCGTTCCCCGTGCTCCCGGAGGCGGTGCTCCGGCAGATGGCGGCCTCGGGCCGGGTGGCGCTGACGTACACCTGCACGCCGCCGGGCTCGGGCACGCGGATGGGCCTCGACCGGGACGAGGACGGCTTCCTGGACGGGGACGAGCGGGACGCCGGGAGCAATCCGGCGGACCCGAAGAGCACCCCGTAG
- a CDS encoding trifunctional serine/threonine-protein kinase/ATP-binding protein/sensor histidine kinase produces MMDIPGYKLLGLFQMTSSSLLFQALREADSVPVIVKTPRNEHLGPRERARYQREYDVLQRLSGTPGVLAAQGCEVLRERPVLLLEDIGGQALSERLGQPFELPAFFSIAISLAATLAEMHRRGVIHKDIKPANILLSPGGQVWLIDFGLASLRQVEHVEGATVALVEGTLPYMSPEQSGRINRVVDYRTDFYSLGVTLYQLLTGRLPFRGRDPLEWLHAHISQTPVSPSQLVPAIPPTLSAVVLKLLAKAADERYQSAEGLKADLERCHEALLRGVSEDFPPGLRDFRARFQLPQQLYGREAEVRTLLEAFEDVAREGRPEWVVVRGYSGIGKSSIVQELHKPVLERRGFFLRGKFNPLQRDVPYATLTQATRALVQQVLAGSDEEVAAWRQRLVEVFEGNGQVLVDLVPQLERVVGKQPAAPQLPPTETQNRFNRLFQRFLGVFASSRRPLVFFLDDLQWADFASLKLLKFLVTHPDTPPLLLIGSYRDNEVGPAHPLALVLEEARKEGARFKELHLGPLSPTQTRQLVADALPGAAREVLEPLSELLQSRTGGNPFFLLQFLQTLYQEGLVERLPRGGWLWNAEAVRAMAWSDNVVDFMAGRLRKLPAPALRLLCVASCVGNTFPLEKLALLTQQDLSEVELLLEPALQEELVMQSGAQHYRFLHDRIQQAAYALLAEQERKALHLEIGRLLWARLSPDALRERLFDVVGQLNAGVELMGDEAERTRLARLNAEAGFRAQSSSAHRSAIGYFAMALRLMPGDLWETAPELAFKLRLGQASSELLSGNGPEARRIVAELRARPLSHQELAAAYRLESSIFLTANQPEAAAACLLECLERFGMRLPARPTWDEVAAARQEVESLLGGRSIESLIELPPMTDPERKTVMGLLGALFAPAFFTSETLLALHLCHMVALTLRHGSTSESASAYVWYGFVTSCLFKEPHRGYAFGRLASEFVERHDISAYRARVLFTQGHVSLWVRPLRESKELYQKAFQQALLSGDLQIAGYCCIFIVWLQLSMGAELAEVEREAVTHAEFARRAGFRDAANITGLLRAFSRQMRGLTESLGTLNGEGLREEDIEGLLATGMAPLKCSYPVIKTRSRFMVGAYEEARQAADKAQGMLWAVLGRIQLLDHHLYRALTLAACCREASEPLREQYLKDIQQHRRQLEEWASSCPETFRAPERMVAAELHRLHGRLEMALRGYEEAIDAAREHGLIHHVAVASELASRFWKEAGIPLIALAYARQAREAYLQWGAEGKVRHLDELWPDLSRLVLGGQGTTSYDTGSKLLDALSLVKAQQALSSEMELERLVGTLMRVAMENAGAQRGALLLLQGEALTVAALVESAEDEVRTVPAELASQRLPWSLITYVRRTGEHVLIEDTSQPHAFSSPAGMSNQAGSVLCLPLTRKEAFYGVLYLENSLTAEAFNPSRITLLQHLASQASISMENARLYSEVRQAEAALRQANEELESRVEERTRELKLAQANLVETARMVGKAEVASSVLHDVGNALTSLVVDSDALRRTVAASRMGRVEQVVHLLAEHRDDLAGFLTKDPRGHQLFTYLSGLAGELAQERVSLQQGMEDLSKNVDRVRTIIQMQQAYAKSTLLVEECDLAEVLEEALRLQAGVLQQWSVQVTKELAPLPRMKVDRHRLLQILLNLLSNGRQAMEPVVPGQRQLRIRLYAEGEWVLFQVVDNGRGIAPEVHGRLFTQGFTTRKEGHGIGLHSSALAAQLMGGKLTLESAGLGLGATATFRLPTAEADPKAA; encoded by the coding sequence ATGATGGACATCCCCGGGTACAAACTCCTCGGCCTCTTCCAGATGACGAGCAGCAGCCTGCTGTTCCAGGCGTTGCGCGAGGCTGACTCGGTACCCGTCATCGTCAAGACTCCGCGCAACGAGCACCTCGGCCCCCGCGAGCGCGCGCGCTACCAGCGCGAGTACGACGTGTTGCAGCGGCTGAGCGGGACGCCCGGAGTGCTCGCCGCCCAGGGCTGCGAGGTGCTCCGGGAGCGGCCGGTGCTGCTGCTGGAGGACATCGGGGGCCAGGCTCTCTCGGAGCGGTTGGGCCAGCCCTTCGAGCTCCCCGCCTTCTTCTCCATCGCGATCTCCCTGGCCGCCACGCTGGCGGAGATGCACCGCCGCGGCGTCATCCACAAGGACATCAAGCCCGCCAACATCCTCCTGTCGCCGGGAGGGCAGGTGTGGCTCATCGACTTCGGCCTCGCCTCCCTGCGGCAGGTGGAGCACGTGGAGGGCGCCACCGTCGCGCTCGTGGAAGGCACGCTGCCGTACATGTCCCCGGAGCAGTCGGGGCGCATCAACCGGGTGGTGGACTACCGCACGGACTTCTATTCGCTGGGGGTGACGCTCTACCAGCTCCTCACGGGGCGCCTGCCCTTTCGAGGCAGGGATCCCCTGGAGTGGCTCCACGCGCACATCTCGCAGACACCCGTGTCCCCGAGCCAGCTGGTGCCCGCGATTCCTCCCACGCTCTCGGCGGTGGTGCTCAAGCTGCTGGCCAAGGCCGCGGACGAGCGCTACCAGAGCGCGGAGGGGCTGAAGGCGGACCTGGAGCGGTGCCACGAGGCGCTGCTGCGGGGCGTGAGCGAGGACTTCCCGCCGGGCCTGCGGGACTTCCGCGCCCGCTTCCAGCTGCCCCAACAGCTCTACGGCCGCGAGGCGGAGGTGCGGACGCTGCTGGAGGCCTTCGAGGACGTGGCGCGGGAGGGACGGCCCGAGTGGGTGGTGGTGCGGGGTTACTCGGGTATCGGCAAGTCCTCCATCGTCCAGGAACTGCACAAGCCCGTGCTGGAGCGCCGGGGCTTCTTCCTCCGAGGCAAGTTCAACCCGCTGCAGCGGGACGTGCCCTACGCCACGTTGACCCAGGCCACGCGAGCGCTCGTGCAGCAGGTGTTGGCGGGCAGTGACGAGGAGGTGGCGGCCTGGCGTCAGCGGCTGGTGGAGGTCTTCGAGGGAAACGGACAGGTGCTGGTGGACCTGGTGCCCCAGCTGGAGAGGGTCGTGGGCAAGCAACCAGCCGCGCCACAGTTGCCGCCCACCGAGACGCAGAACCGCTTCAACCGCCTCTTTCAGCGTTTCCTCGGGGTGTTCGCCTCCTCGCGTCGGCCGCTGGTGTTCTTCCTGGACGACCTGCAGTGGGCGGACTTCGCCAGCCTCAAGCTGCTGAAGTTCCTGGTCACCCATCCGGACACGCCGCCCCTGCTGCTGATTGGCTCGTACCGGGACAACGAGGTGGGCCCCGCGCATCCGCTGGCGCTGGTGCTGGAGGAAGCGCGCAAGGAGGGGGCCCGGTTCAAGGAGCTGCATCTGGGGCCGCTCTCGCCCACGCAGACGCGGCAGCTGGTGGCGGATGCCCTGCCCGGTGCGGCCCGCGAGGTGCTGGAGCCGCTGTCGGAGCTCCTCCAGAGCAGGACGGGAGGCAACCCCTTCTTCCTCCTCCAGTTCCTGCAGACGCTCTACCAGGAGGGACTGGTGGAGCGGTTGCCGCGGGGGGGATGGCTCTGGAACGCGGAGGCCGTGCGGGCCATGGCCTGGTCGGACAACGTGGTGGACTTCATGGCCGGCCGGTTGCGCAAGCTGCCCGCTCCGGCCCTGCGTCTGCTGTGCGTGGCCTCGTGCGTGGGCAACACCTTCCCGCTGGAGAAGCTGGCCCTCCTCACCCAGCAGGACCTCTCCGAGGTGGAGCTTCTCCTGGAGCCGGCGCTCCAAGAGGAGCTGGTGATGCAGAGCGGCGCTCAGCACTACCGCTTCCTGCATGACCGCATCCAGCAGGCCGCCTACGCCCTGCTGGCCGAGCAGGAGCGCAAGGCCCTCCACCTGGAGATTGGCCGGCTGCTATGGGCCCGCCTCTCGCCCGACGCGCTGCGTGAGCGCCTCTTCGACGTGGTGGGGCAGCTCAACGCGGGCGTGGAGTTGATGGGGGACGAGGCGGAGCGCACCCGGCTGGCGCGGCTCAATGCCGAGGCGGGCTTCCGCGCCCAGTCCTCCTCCGCCCACCGCTCGGCCATTGGCTACTTCGCCATGGCCCTGCGCCTGATGCCCGGGGACCTGTGGGAGACGGCGCCCGAGCTGGCCTTCAAGCTGCGTCTGGGACAGGCCAGCAGCGAGCTGCTGAGTGGCAATGGCCCCGAGGCCCGCCGCATCGTCGCGGAGCTTCGCGCGAGGCCGCTCTCGCACCAGGAGCTGGCGGCGGCCTACCGGCTCGAGAGCAGCATCTTCCTCACCGCCAACCAGCCCGAGGCCGCCGCCGCCTGTCTGCTGGAGTGTCTGGAGCGCTTCGGCATGCGCCTGCCCGCGCGGCCCACCTGGGACGAGGTCGCCGCGGCCCGGCAGGAGGTGGAGTCGCTGCTGGGCGGCCGTTCCATCGAGAGCCTCATCGAGCTGCCCCCCATGACGGACCCGGAGCGCAAGACGGTGATGGGGCTGCTCGGGGCCCTGTTCGCGCCGGCCTTCTTCACCAGCGAGACGCTCCTGGCCCTGCACCTGTGCCACATGGTGGCCCTGACGCTGCGCCATGGCAGCACCAGCGAGTCCGCGTCCGCCTATGTCTGGTATGGCTTCGTGACGAGCTGCCTCTTCAAGGAGCCCCACCGGGGATATGCCTTTGGCAGGCTGGCGAGTGAGTTCGTCGAGCGCCATGACATCTCCGCCTACCGGGCCCGGGTCCTCTTCACCCAGGGACACGTGAGCCTCTGGGTGCGGCCGCTGCGGGAGTCGAAGGAGCTCTACCAGAAGGCCTTCCAGCAGGCGCTCCTGTCGGGGGACCTGCAGATCGCCGGCTACTGCTGCATCTTCATCGTCTGGCTTCAGCTCTCCATGGGTGCGGAGCTGGCCGAGGTGGAGCGCGAGGCCGTCACGCATGCCGAGTTCGCGCGCAGGGCCGGCTTCCGGGACGCGGCGAACATCACCGGGTTGCTCCGCGCCTTCTCGCGGCAGATGCGAGGGCTCACCGAGTCCTTGGGCACGCTGAACGGGGAGGGGCTCCGGGAGGAGGACATCGAGGGCCTGTTGGCCACCGGTATGGCCCCGTTGAAGTGCTCGTATCCCGTCATCAAGACGCGCTCGCGCTTCATGGTGGGTGCCTACGAGGAGGCGCGCCAGGCGGCGGACAAGGCCCAGGGGATGCTCTGGGCGGTGCTCGGCCGCATCCAGCTGTTGGACCACCATCTCTACAGGGCCCTGACGCTGGCGGCGTGCTGCCGGGAGGCCTCGGAGCCACTGCGAGAGCAGTACCTGAAGGACATCCAACAGCACCGCCGGCAGTTGGAGGAGTGGGCCTCGAGCTGTCCGGAGACGTTCCGGGCCCCCGAGCGGATGGTGGCGGCGGAGCTGCACCGCCTGCATGGCAGACTGGAGATGGCCCTGCGCGGCTACGAGGAGGCCATCGACGCGGCCCGTGAGCATGGCCTCATCCACCACGTCGCCGTGGCCAGCGAGCTGGCCTCTCGCTTCTGGAAGGAGGCGGGAATCCCTCTCATCGCCCTGGCCTATGCCCGCCAGGCGCGCGAGGCCTATCTGCAGTGGGGGGCCGAGGGCAAGGTGCGGCACCTGGACGAGCTGTGGCCGGACCTCTCCCGGCTGGTCCTCGGTGGCCAGGGCACCACCAGCTATGACACGGGCTCCAAGCTGTTGGACGCGCTCAGCCTCGTCAAGGCCCAGCAGGCCCTCTCCAGTGAGATGGAGCTGGAGCGGCTGGTGGGCACCCTCATGCGGGTGGCCATGGAGAACGCCGGGGCCCAGCGGGGAGCCCTCCTGCTGCTGCAAGGAGAGGCGTTGACGGTGGCGGCGCTGGTGGAGTCCGCCGAGGACGAGGTGCGGACGGTGCCCGCGGAGCTGGCTTCCCAGCGGCTGCCCTGGTCGCTGATCACCTATGTCCGGCGCACCGGCGAGCACGTGCTCATCGAGGACACCTCCCAACCCCACGCCTTCTCCAGCCCGGCCGGCATGTCCAACCAGGCCGGCTCCGTGCTGTGTCTGCCATTGACGCGCAAGGAGGCCTTCTACGGCGTGCTGTACCTGGAGAACTCCCTCACGGCCGAGGCCTTCAATCCCAGCCGCATCACACTGTTGCAACACCTGGCCTCCCAGGCCTCCATCTCCATGGAGAACGCGCGGCTCTACTCCGAGGTGCGGCAGGCCGAGGCCGCCCTGCGCCAGGCCAACGAGGAGCTGGAGTCTCGCGTGGAGGAGCGCACGCGCGAGCTGAAGCTGGCCCAGGCGAACCTGGTGGAGACGGCTCGCATGGTGGGCAAGGCCGAGGTCGCCTCCAGCGTGCTGCATGACGTGGGCAACGCCCTGACGAGCCTCGTGGTGGACAGTGATGCACTGCGCCGCACCGTGGCGGCCTCGCGCATGGGCCGCGTCGAGCAGGTGGTCCACCTCCTGGCGGAGCACCGCGATGACCTCGCGGGCTTCCTCACGAAGGATCCCCGCGGCCACCAGCTGTTCACCTATCTCTCCGGCCTCGCGGGCGAGCTGGCCCAGGAGCGCGTCTCCCTGCAACAGGGCATGGAGGACCTGTCGAAGAACGTCGATCGGGTGCGCACCATCATCCAGATGCAGCAGGCCTACGCCAAGTCCACGCTGTTGGTGGAGGAATGTGACCTGGCCGAGGTGCTGGAAGAGGCCCTGCGCCTGCAGGCGGGCGTCCTGCAACAGTGGAGCGTGCAGGTGACGAAGGAGCTGGCGCCGCTGCCCAGGATGAAGGTGGACAGGCACCGGTTGCTGCAGATCCTCCTCAACCTGCTCAGCAACGGCAGACAGGCCATGGAGCCGGTGGTCCCGGGGCAACGCCAGCTCCGGATCCGCTTGTATGCGGAAGGGGAGTGGGTCCTCTTCCAGGTCGTGGACAATGGCAGGGGCATCGCGCCCGAGGTGCACGGGCGGCTCTTCACCCAGGGCTTCACCACCCGCAAGGAAGGCCATGGCATTGGCCTGCACTCCAGCGCGCTCGCCGCGCAGCTCATGGGCGGGAAGCTGACGCTGGAGAGCGCGGGGCTGGGACTGGGCGCCACCGCCACCTTCAGGCTCCCCACCGCGGAGGCAGATCCCAAGGCCGCGTAG
- a CDS encoding LOG family protein has product MVEIETLVVFEQHLAGGKSLANVILQGLDLTGRTRVLLGADLTGTVFLGCQLETQALQAVIAHGAMVFPPFSGLPYSPYRGGLYSPEELYAGFDPAHPDSYADTPDARIYAHWNSRGGANSPSLLETLAQRLHDHSITDAMEEVLAQQSQGRPRRVVAIMGGHSMLRGQPEYRTVVELARELARLGFFLVSGGGPGAMEATHVGAWFAGRTDAELSAALELLAKAPSYKDREWLSRAFEVRATWPLRDADRVVSESLGIPTWHYGHEPPNPFATHIAKYFANSVREDGLLTIARGGVIYSPGSAGTIQEIFQDACQNHYNTVGVISPMIFLGQDFWTRTRPVYPLLEHLARGQDYARYLLLTDSRERIVQALVDFDREQEARERAR; this is encoded by the coding sequence TTGGTCGAGATTGAAACCCTCGTGGTATTCGAGCAGCACTTGGCGGGCGGCAAGAGCCTCGCCAACGTCATCCTCCAGGGGCTCGACCTGACGGGGCGGACGCGGGTGCTGCTGGGCGCGGACCTCACCGGCACCGTCTTCCTGGGCTGCCAGCTCGAGACGCAGGCGCTGCAGGCCGTGATTGCTCACGGGGCCATGGTCTTCCCGCCCTTCTCGGGGCTGCCCTACTCGCCCTACCGGGGCGGCCTCTACTCTCCCGAGGAGCTGTACGCGGGCTTCGACCCCGCGCACCCCGACAGCTACGCCGACACGCCCGATGCCCGCATCTACGCCCATTGGAACTCGCGCGGCGGAGCCAACTCGCCCTCGCTGCTGGAGACGCTGGCGCAGCGGCTCCACGACCATTCCATCACCGACGCCATGGAGGAGGTGCTCGCGCAGCAGAGCCAGGGCCGGCCGCGTAGGGTGGTGGCCATCATGGGCGGCCACTCCATGCTCCGGGGCCAGCCCGAGTACCGCACGGTGGTGGAGTTGGCCCGGGAGCTGGCGCGCCTCGGCTTCTTCCTGGTGAGCGGAGGTGGGCCGGGCGCCATGGAGGCCACGCACGTGGGGGCCTGGTTCGCCGGACGCACCGATGCCGAGCTGTCCGCCGCCCTCGAGCTCCTCGCCAAGGCCCCCAGCTACAAGGACCGCGAGTGGCTCTCGCGTGCCTTCGAGGTGCGCGCCACCTGGCCCCTGCGTGACGCGGACCGTGTCGTCAGCGAGAGCCTGGGCATCCCCACCTGGCACTACGGCCACGAGCCGCCCAATCCCTTCGCCACGCACATCGCCAAGTATTTCGCCAACAGCGTGCGCGAGGATGGCCTGCTCACCATCGCCCGGGGCGGCGTCATCTACTCCCCGGGCAGCGCCGGCACCATCCAGGAGATCTTCCAGGACGCCTGCCAGAATCACTACAACACCGTGGGCGTGATCAGCCCGATGATCTTCCTCGGCCAGGACTTCTGGACGCGCACGCGGCCCGTCTATCCGCTCCTGGAGCACCTCGCCCGGGGCCAGGACTACGCGCGCTATCTGCTGCTCACCGACTCCCGCGAGCGCATCGTCCAGGCCCTCGTGGACTTCGATCGCGAGCAGGAAGCCCGCGAGCGCGCCCGCTAG